Proteins encoded in a region of the Xylocopa sonorina isolate GNS202 chromosome 1, iyXylSono1_principal, whole genome shotgun sequence genome:
- the LOC143429211 gene encoding uncharacterized protein LOC143429211 isoform X2, whose product MPRKENTKAKTWERDRRKRMNTYFKTLADLLPPHQEGRKRNKVDILIHASKYIKDLHSRTEEFFSANASEAHKEELARLKKLVTQLFSRTQLLSTLLREAGISVPAEPALEKISPLKWSNKINVEDAEKYFSKIEEIKNSASKREKSGEVKVPSKKKSVTSHSSNKKSVENSDVSKDVNSSIENQENQVNSANSNDDNLDATDNVSDTAVSKEPDSCQTNTNSDVAVSCPISGKTNNALQKVESQKKVKRKAKKKEEKKSLTPCINNSVTSLTPNTLILSGGKLMPLVTPITSNIIVNTQQQPANSIILGNAQQNQMIVMQPLTNRVQNPVVSICNQAVINTVQKVTLNTVPNIRANMMMDSQNWASNVKNIINATKIGGHKGILPKGKEVTKTTMTYKLPIPAVHKEKAEKAKEHASKKDTEVKTKANKSHAKTPKNQQSTETMEEKNEKEKSIKSVEDANPTQKASLKRPSNAEAGSTDEPGDKKRKTNESNEEDNTTNIQSLPVSKADLAVTCKSIESLKHVIEKIGEDTNEGQDKNNSAIQLEDKENETNVECPVLSNTTDTNQENVPDCSKSADILTSDSIQCEPEENQDAVSDTTSPVTFTDEHLKSGTDNISVSPEVDFNIPVSGTLEKSSNNVDRSSCKSPSMEVKETVDESVDTKKMKEVCNLGTELDSFLQVTPKESDVEGTTNLESNKIILNLDTNTTTTLKPETSTVVQTSDATTASSSLLPVSIVEDESKLIKTSKDDVSKTSLSYNTENSFVPIGSRADGLHSDLSNDIFASLQVPSSSHNPESISPTAAFLMAFPLVSSLNGKTEVLEDEMKEDFKYHSHTPPMLLQIGTMEPNSFKLKTSSPSHTIAEKRLKVSCEEKKTVNPPVNEPVNSDMIVSVESTTTTKALPKIVSDEPLREPYKIVQSVLTPSLEKSAPSSSFSHATLYSIANASETTSITSTAETAENCQNQLATNLRNAITNVTSENVAATQMDAATISNKTDPTNCSVQASTCDTNVRYSTSQDFLSNYSTIVDNNLTSLQQSSTTCVSSTIHETNPAAGLNQTVVPDASQASLVPHLTNTSTTTNSSSLPLQSMQMDFASQMKEKESHNSRVPYGVHGKDPLVDSSIIPNNRLNYTGHIERVLPASSRNIQQEYSMQSKNATLPILSSQAMQTVYESQPKDGHVLGTQQSAHQNYPVLHEKDQIIQNSHNDYTVDQNKNLPRKNTYPPGNGNATTSNRNQSYPSKDSISSSSENHFQRSYSKMSKESDSSGNGVVDQDQKLNDVLRSKPQEAQDHRRETNYNPTKKIDVDPFAQTFPYGVKESMNAQAEQNVLSQSNDNMYSSKREETQSYSTYTNKDAKKINTSSSNNIAANSKPLIQNTSVTRYSQQSTSFVATSNYGQSTVTENHAKSTTTVAHNSSNFSILSWTTFSPVGGGNNNNLVHFEQGPSQADNTEAKTICENYSYVPLHKENPNFSNVLANDVYSVNSSMAGMDKSRMKSGLDAQKQSFVDPSKTRNIQTNVPPSGKQSRLQNQTQTSSNNNDYNKFSAENKNKSKYAMESEYIQNEYSGMEQQSQQQHGPKNHQSMAAKQNKTIYPMSSYDSQVNFDLPEVSSQMKYSVETYASSNFKYADKSQQQSQNKYQPLVQGQIPSLQHDNVTYNNDGKHGQQQNATKSKGNQQQHAIRAPVNWMMTPEIKHNANIADIILPPIGKELEFCQNNLFAQTPSYNQGTPNQFYNNYDVAAHSFPNLPVLQSEPKRTSEVFYSEEQPFPWSPAKTSVHVDQVQPVKGIDQHVVPSSLPTLVGDLDLGTNISEKQNFLFGQVPSRVPSDQSKDPNKDKEANVAGRDFHTVLNNQTVQHPGVGSSFLSVSQLVEHEKAEKSHQQHHQQHHHHHHHHHHAHQHQQQQQQQQQQQQQQQQQARKHQRKSNANPRGNSKRQMDIRKQTSGNEQLHQRHDEQKSSGHTFSDQGYQQQQQQQQQQQQKYQQNNVHWRSRNCKSNYTAEALIGTNSSVHDTNQDKHASIKFSSNYSQNKFQTSLPTADTVMPLNYFSNADDGSGYGQMVNQNFNSYTYSSNTNIYPTSNFITSISNTPTSYMMPLHDNTDYMEANAFLLSNVTVSSTSTSSSTSTVTTSTSNVNTNTKNHQHYGKHQNCDKRTYPTNAKKGKRKGLDGTMQNLEFPLSGINSPLEDYHHSTTFLPPPPPPHASPLYQNHSQTNVYTKAVNGLPPPPPVAGTQGVPTVATAGFPMNPNMPRGGIVASNPMTMSHHPSGTSLTNFNLSTIFPEMNDKITGYKPSNGIPPGLSQPSNQAATYTQRTNYPTNPLCHLPQVTEGSQFGNSVPPPPPPPPPGVIHYKNV is encoded by the exons ATGCCTCGAAAAGAGAACAC CAAAGCGAAAACATGGGAGCGAGACAGAAGAAAACGCATGAACACGTACTTCAAAACGCTGGCAGATCTATTGCCGCCGCATCAGGAGGGTCGGAAACGCAACAAGGTCGACATCCTGATCCATGCATCAAAGTACATCAAAGACCTCCATAGCCGTACCGAGGAGTTTTTCTCTGCTAATGCTTCGGAAGCGCATA AGGAAGAATTGGCTCGACTAAAGAAACTTGTAACTCAACTGTTCTCTCGCACGCAGTTATTGTCGACTCTTTTACGCGAGGCTGGTATCTCTGTACCGGCAGAGCCAGCCCTTGAAAAGATATCGCCTCTGAAATGGTCGAATAAAATCAATGTGGAGGATGCGGAGAAGTATTTCAGTAAAATAGAAGAAA TAAAAAATTCAGCAAGCAAGAGGGAGAAGTCTGGGGAAGTTAAAGTGCCTTCTAAAAAGAAATCTGTTACTTCTCATTCGTCTAACAAAAAGTCAGTAGAGAATAGCGATGTTTCTAAAGATGTGAATAGTTCAATAGAGAATCAGGAAAATCAGGTGAACTCTGCGAATAGTAATGATGACAATTTGGATGCCACGGACAATGTATCGGACACAGCAGTTTCCAAAGAACCGGATTCTTGTCAAACGAACACTA ACTCCGATGTAGCAGTCAGTTGTCCAATAAGTGGAAAAACAAATAATG CATTACAAAAAGTAGAATctcaaaaaaaagtaaaaagaaaagcaaagaaaaaagaggagaagaaaTCATTGACACCGTGTATAAATAATTCCGTGACTAGTCTAACGCCGAACACTCTGATATTATCCGGCGGGAAATTAATGCCACTAGTTACACCAATAACGTCGAACATAATTGTAAATACTCAGCAACAGCCGGCGAATTCTATCATTCTCGGAAACGCTCAGCAAAATCAGATGATCGTGATGCAACCTTTGACGAATCGTGTGCAAAATCCAGTCGTCTCCATTTGCAATCAAGCTGTGATCAATACGGTCCAAAAGGTAACGTTGAACACAGTCCCTAACATACGCGCGAACATGATGATGGACTCCCAAAATTGGGCGTCCAACGTGAAGAACATAATTAATGCTACAAAGATTGGCGGTCATAAAGGAATCTTGCCGAAAGGTAAAGAAGTCACTAAGACAACGATGACGTACAAACTACCTATACCAGCAGTACATAAAGAGAAAGCAGAAAAAGCAAAGGAACACGCGTCAAAGAAGGACACAGAAGTGAAGACGAAAGCTAATAAAAGTCATGCCAAGACTCCTAAGAATCAACAGTCTACGGAAACGATGGAAGAAAAGAATGAgaaagaaaaaagcataaaaagtgtTGAAGATGCAAATCCAACGCAGAAAGCTTCGCTTAAACGGCCTTCGAACGCAGAAGCAGGATCTACGGATGAGCCTGGTGATAAAAAACGTAAAACAAATGAAAGCAACGAAGAAGATAATACAACCAATATACAATCACTACCTGTATCAAAAGCAGACTTAGCTGTGACCTGCAAGTCCATCGAAAGTTTGAAGCACGTAATAGAAAAGATTGGCGAAGATACGAACGAAGGACAGGATAAAAATAATTCTGCAATACAATTAGAAGATAAGGAGAACGAAACGAATGTTGAGTGTCCCGTTTTGTCGAATACCACCGACACCAACCAGGAGAATGTTCCTGATTGTTCAAAATCAGCGGATATTCTTACATCGGATAGCATTCAGTGCGAACCAGAAGAAAATCAAGATGCAGTTTCAGATACAACATCACCGGTCACTTTTACGGACGAGCACTTGAAATCCGGTACCGATAATATCTCGGTTTCCCCCGAGGTAGACTTCAATATTCCTGTCAGCGGCACATTGGAAAAGTCAAGCAATAATGTCGATCGTTCTAGTTGTAAGTCACCTTCGATGGAGGTGAAAGAAACGGTTGATGAATCTGTTGACACTAAAAAGATGAAAGAGGTGTGCAATCTCGGTACAGAATtggacagtttcttgcaagtgaCGCCAAAAGAGTCAGACGTCGAGGGAACAACAAATTTGGAGAGCAATAAGATCATTCTGAATTTAGATACGAACACTACAACAACTTTGAAGCCAGAAACTAGTACTGTGGTTCAAACATCGGACGCTACGACAGCATCATCGTCACTGCTCCCGGTTAGCATAGTAGAGGACGAATCTAAGTTAATAAAGACATCAAAAGACGATGTGTCGAAAACGTCGCTGTCGTATAATACAGAAAATTCGTTCGTACCTATTGGCAGCAGAGCTGATGGTCTTCATTCAGACCTTTCAAATGACATATTCGCATCTCTTCAGGTTCCCTCCAGCTCACACAATCCAGAATCTATATCTCCCACCGCGGCATTTCTAATGGCATTCCCGTTGGTGTCCTCATTGAATGGGAAGACGGAAGTTTTGGAAGATGAGATGAAAGAGGACTTCAAGTACCATAGTCATACCCCGCCTATGCTTCTACAAATTGGCACGATGGAACCTAATAGTTTCAAACTGAAAACATCATCGCCGTCCCATACTATTGCTGAGAAACGTTTAAAGGTGTCCTGTGAAGAGAAGAAGACTGTAAATCCTCCAGTAAACGAACCGGTGAACTCGGATATGATTGTATCCGTGGAATCAACAACGACCACAAAGGCTTTGCCTAAGATCGTGAGCGACGAACCACTCAGAGAGCCCTATAAGATCGTTCAAAGCGTATTAACGCCATCTTTGGAGAAGTCTGCGCCGTCCAGCTCCTTTTCGCATGCGACTCTGTATTCCATTGCTAACGCTTCGGAAACCACTTCGATCACCAGCACCGCGGAAACAGCCGAGAATTGTCAGAATCAGCTCGCGACGAATCTTAGAAACGCCATTACCAATGTTACCAGCGAAAACGTTGCTGCCACCCAAATGGATGCTGCCACCATCTCGAACAAGACAGATCCAACTAATTGTTCGGTTCAGGCATCGACTTGCGACACAAACGTTCGGTACAGCACTTCTCAAGATTTTTTGTCGAATTACTCGACGATCGTCGACAACAATCTGACTTCCTTGCAACAGAGTTCAACAACTTGCGTTAGTTCTACGATCCATGAAACGAACCCTGCTGCAGGATTAAATCAAACTGTCGTTCCGGACGCGTCCCAAGCATCGTTGGTTCCTCATTTGACTAACACAAGTACAACCACAAATTCATCATCGTTACCTCTACAGTCTATGCAAATGGATTTTGCTTCTCAAATGAAAGAGAAGGAATCTCACAATTCACGTGTTCCATATGGGGTTCATGGGAAAGATCCTCTAGTAGACTCTAGCATTATCCCCAATAATCGTCTGAATTATACTGGTCATATAGAGAGAGTTCTACCAGCTTCTTCTCGAAACATTCAGCAAGAATATTCCATGCAATCGAAGAACGCGACTCTACCAATTCTCTCTTCTCAGGCTATGCAAACTGTCTACGAGTCGCAGCCAAAAGATGGTCACGTTCTGGGTACTCAGCAGAGTGCTCATCAGAATTACCCAGTCCTTCACGAGAAGGATCAAATCATTCAGAACTCTCACAATGATTACACGGTGGATCAGAATAAGAATTTGCCCCGAAAGAATACATATCCTCCCGGGAACGGCAACGCAACTACGTCCAATAGAAACCAGAGTTATCCATCAAAGGATTCAATATCGAGCTCGTCCGAAAATCATTTTCAACGCAGTTACTCGAAGATGAGCAAGGAGTCTGACTCTTCGGGTAACGGTGTTGTGGATCAGGATCAAAAGCTGAACGATGTTCTAAGGTCCAAGCCTCAAGAGGCACAGGATCATCGACGAGAAACGAATTACAATCCTACAAAAAAGATAGACGTTGATCCGTTCGCCCAGACGTTCCCTTACGGGGTGAAAGAATCCATGAACGCTCAGGCCGAGCAAAACGTCTTGAGTCAGAGTAACGACAACATGTATTCGAGTAAAAGGGAGGAGACTCAAAGTTACTCGACGTACACTAACAAGGATGCGAAGAAGATCAACACCAGTTCTTCCAACAATATAGCCGCAAACAGTAAACCTCTCATTCAGAATACGTCTGTTACACGTTACTCGCAACAGTCAACGTCCTTCGTGGCTACGTCCAACTACGGACAGAGTACAGTCACCGAAAATCATGCAAAATCGACGACCACTGTCGCGCATAATTCTTCAAACTTCAGTATCTTGTCTTGGACGACCTTTTCCCCGGTTGGCGGaggcaataataataatttggTGCACTTCGAGCAAGGGCCTAGTCAGGCGGATAATACCGAAGCAAAAACCATCTGCGAGAATTACAGTTACGTTCCTCTGCACAAGGAAAATCCGAATTTTTCCAACGTACTGGCTAACGATGTTTACTCAGTGAATTCTTCGATGGCTGGCATGGACAAATCGAGAATGAAATCCGGGTTGGATGCACAAAAGCAGTCTTTCGTAGATCCCTCTAAAACCAGGAATATTCAGACTAATGTACCTCCTTCTGGTAAGCAGAGCCGTTTGCAAAATCAGACTCAAACTTCTTCCAACAATAATGATTACAATAAGTTCAGTGCAGAGAATAAGAACAAGTCTAAGTATGCAATGGAATCGGAGTACATACAGAACGAATATTCTGGAATGGAACAGCAGTCGCAACAGCAACACGGGCCGAAGAACCACCAGTCGATGGCAGCGAAACAGAATAAAACGATCTATCCAATGTCTAGTTACGATTCTCAAGTTAACTTCGATCTGCCCGAAGTTAGCTCGCAAATGAAGTACTCTGTGGAAACTTATGCGAGCTCGAACTTTAAGTACGCGGATAAATCACAGCAACAGAGCCAGAATAAATATCAGCCTCTTGTCCAGGGACAAATTCCATCTCTTCAACACGACAATGTTACCTATAATAACGATGGGAAACATGGACAGCAACAGAATGCGACCAAATCGAAAGGAAATCAACAACAACACGCGATTAGAGCACCTGTTAATTGGATGATGACTCCAGAAATCAAGCATAACGCTAACATTGCTGACATCATTTTACCACCCATTGGAAAGGAGCTGGAATTCTGTCAGAACAATTTATTCGCGCAAACGCCGTCCTACAATCAAGGCACACCGAATCAATTCTACAATAACTATGACGTAGCTGCACATAGTTTTCCCAATCTGCCAGTGCTTCAAAGTGAACCTAAAAGAACTTCAGAGGTATTTTATTCCGAGGAGCAACCGTTTCCTTGGTCCCCCGCGAAAACCAGTGTTCACGTTGACCAGGTTCAACCAGTCAAGGGTATAGATCAGCACGTCGTTCCCTCCAGTCTTCCAACTTTGGTCGGCGATCTGGATCTGGGCACCAATATATCCGAGAAACAGAACTTCTTATTTGGTCAAGTACCTTCGAGAGTTCCATCCGATCAGAGCAAAGATCCTAACAAGGATAAAGAAGCAAATGTTGCAGGGCGCGATTTCCATACCGTGTTGAACAACCAGACCGTTCAGCATCCAGGTGTTGGGTCTTCCTTCCTTTCTGTAAGTCAGTTGGTGGAACACGAGAAGGCTGAGAAGTCTCATCAGCAACATCACCAACAGCACCATCATCAccatcaccatcatcatcatGCTCATCAAcaccaacaacaacagcaacagcagcagcagcaacaacaacaacagcaacaacaggcTAGAAAACATCAGAGAAAGAGCAACGCTAATCCTAGAGGAAATAGTAAAAGGCAGATGGACATTCGGAAACAAACTTCGGGTAATGAACAATTGCATCAAAGGCATGATGAGCAGAAATCATCTGGTCACACCTTCTCTGACCAAGGAtatcaacaacaacaacaacaacagcaacaacagcaacagaaGTATCAACAGAATAACGTTCATTGGAGAAGCAGGAATTGCAAGAGTAATTACACCGCAGAGGCGCTTATAGGAACCAATAGCAGCGTGCATGACACTAATCAAGATAAACATGCCTCCATTAAATTCTCATCAAATTATTCGCAGAACAAGTTTCAGACAAGTCTACCAACCGCGGATAcggtaatgcctcttaattacTTTTCCAACGCTGACGATGGAAGTGGATACGGGCAAATGGTGAATCAGAACTTTAACTCGTACACGTATTCTTCCAATACCAACATTTATCCCACTTCGAATTTCATCACCAGCATATCAAACACACCTACCAGTTACATGATGCCGTTACACGATAACACTGACTATATGGAAGCAAACGCATTCCTCTTGTCGAACGTCACCGTTTCTTCAACTAGCACTTCCTCATCAACCTCCACCGTGACAACTTCGACgtctaatgtaaatacgaatacgAAGAACCATCAACACTATGGGAAACATCAGAATTGTGATAAGAGAACGTATCCAACGAATGCAAAGAAAGGAAAGAGGAAAGGTCTCGATGGAACCATGCAGAACTTGGAGTTTCCCTTGTCCGGTATTAATTCCCCTTTGGAAGATTATCACCATTCTACCACGTTTTTACCACCACCTCCGCCTCCGCACGCCAGTCCCCTTTATCAAAATCATTCGCAGACAAATGTGTATACCAAAGCGGTGAATGGTTTGCCACCGCCACCACCTGTGGCAGGTACTCAGGGCGTGCCGACAGTAGCAACTGCCGGTTTTCCGATGAATCCAAACATGCCTAGGGGAGGAATTGTTGCTAGCAATCCCATGACCATGAGCCATCATCCCTCGGGCACCAGTCTCACGAACTTCAATTTGAGTACTATTTTCCCTGAGATGAACGACAAA ATCACCGGATACAAACCATCGAACGGTATACCTCCTGGCTTGTCGCAACCATCAAATCAAGCTGCAACATATACACAGAGGACCAACTATCCAACGAATCCTCTCTGCCATTTGCCACAG GTGACGGAAGGAAGTCAATTTGGCAATAGCgttcctcctccacctcctccacctccgcctGGTGTGATCCATTACAAGAATGTATGA